A genomic region of Ewingella sp. CoE-038-23 contains the following coding sequences:
- the rcsB gene encoding response regulator transcription factor RcsB, with product MNNMNVIIADDHPIVLFGIRKSLEQIEWVNVVGEFEDSTALINSLSKLDAHVLITDLSMPGDKYGDGITLIKYIKRHYPQLSIIVLTMNNNPAILSSVLDLDIEGIVLKQGAPTDLPKALAALQKGKKFTPDSVAKLLEKISANGYGDKRLSPKESEVLRLFAEGFLVTEIAKKLNRSIKTISSQKKSAMLKLGVENDIALLNYLSSVSSQPVDKE from the coding sequence ATGAATAATATGAACGTAATTATCGCTGATGACCATCCTATTGTCCTGTTTGGTATTCGTAAGTCACTTGAACAAATTGAATGGGTAAATGTGGTAGGTGAGTTCGAGGATTCTACTGCGCTTATCAATAGCCTGAGCAAATTGGATGCTCATGTTCTGATCACCGACCTGTCTATGCCAGGCGATAAGTACGGTGATGGCATTACGCTTATCAAATACATTAAGCGCCACTACCCACAATTGTCGATTATCGTCCTGACCATGAACAACAACCCGGCTATTCTTAGCTCGGTGTTGGATCTGGACATCGAGGGTATCGTACTAAAACAAGGCGCGCCGACCGACCTGCCAAAAGCACTGGCTGCTTTGCAGAAAGGGAAGAAATTCACGCCGGACAGCGTCGCCAAGTTGCTGGAAAAAATCAGCGCCAATGGCTACGGTGACAAGCGTCTTTCGCCGAAAGAGAGCGAAGTTCTGCGCCTGTTCGCAGAAGGTTTCCTGGTCACTGAGATTGCGAAGAAGCTTAACCGCAGTATCAAAACCATCAGTAGCCAGAAGAAATCCGCCATGCTGAAACTGGGCGTAGAGAACGATATCGCCCTGCTGAACTATCTCTCATCGGTGAGTTCTCAGCCGGTTGATAAAGAGTAA